In Rhizobium sp. N324, a single genomic region encodes these proteins:
- the rplR gene encoding 50S ribosomal protein L18: MASRKEALARRANRVRRHLKSVANGRPRLSVHRSSKNIYAQVIDDVAGKTLAAASTLDKDLRGSLKTGADTAAAALVGKLVAERASKAGVTEVVFDRGAFIYHGRIKALADAAREGGLTF, from the coding sequence ATGGCTAGCAGGAAAGAAGCACTTGCACGTCGTGCCAACCGCGTGCGCCGTCATCTCAAGTCGGTGGCCAACGGCCGTCCGCGCCTGTCGGTTCATCGCTCCTCGAAGAACATCTACGCTCAGGTTATCGACGATGTCGCCGGCAAGACGCTTGCCGCTGCATCGACCCTCGATAAGGATCTGCGCGGTTCTCTGAAGACCGGTGCTGACACCGCAGCAGCTGCCCTCGTCGGCAAGCTCGTTGCAGAGCGCGCTTCGAAGGCTGGCGTCACCGAGGTCGTATTCGACCGTGGCGCCTTCATCTATCACGGCCGCATCAAGGCTCTTGCCGATGCAGCCCGCGAAGGCGGTCTCACCTTCTGA
- the rplF gene encoding 50S ribosomal protein L6 — protein sequence MSRIGKKPVQVPAGITATVDGQKVTAKGPKGELFFVANDEISLKLENNAVVVTPVNQTKDARSKWGMSRTMIEGIFKGVKDGFERKLEINGVGYRASLQGKNLQLALGFSHDVIYEPPVGITIAVPKPTEIVVSGINKQQVGQVAAEIREYRGPEPYKGKGVKYADERIVRKEGKKK from the coding sequence ATGTCTCGTATCGGTAAAAAGCCCGTTCAGGTGCCTGCTGGGATCACGGCTACGGTCGATGGCCAGAAGGTCACTGCAAAGGGCCCGAAGGGCGAACTGTTTTTCGTTGCTAACGACGAAATCAGCCTCAAGCTCGAAAACAACGCGGTCGTCGTGACGCCCGTGAATCAGACCAAGGATGCACGTTCGAAGTGGGGCATGTCCCGCACGATGATCGAAGGCATCTTCAAGGGCGTCAAGGACGGCTTCGAGCGCAAGCTCGAAATCAACGGCGTCGGCTACCGCGCCTCCCTGCAGGGCAAGAACCTGCAGCTGGCCCTCGGCTTCAGCCACGACGTGATCTATGAGCCGCCGGTCGGCATCACGATCGCCGTTCCGAAGCCGACTGAAATTGTTGTCTCCGGCATCAATAAGCAGCAGGTCGGTCAGGTCGCCGCCGAAATCCGCGAATATCGCGGTCCTGAGCCTTACAAGGGCAAGGGCGTCAAGTACGCTGACGAGCGGATCGTCCGCAAAGAAGGCAAGAAGAAGTAA